Proteins co-encoded in one Anaerobaca lacustris genomic window:
- a CDS encoding phytoene desaturase family protein → MAMGPSKYDTVVIGGGMSGLTCAALQARRGKRVAVVESGPHPSPTLRGFTRKGIYLDSGFHYGGSAGEGGLLPHLLGQLGASGALEGRLHTLRAFDRVRFLKPDFEFAFPQGWEALEQALCEAFPSDADAVGQFLRQVKTLWHQGKATFLADYGKSLGTLFFGNGCSAQEAIDRCTANPVLAALLSCHGILYGTGAHETSLIFHSLVVGSFYESACMVRGGGRVVVEALEAVLQEAGVDLVCGHKVVGVRGNDQGAFAAAELDSGDCLTARCCISTIHPKCLLELVPSHAFSPAYRRRILGLEETPSAVVLFGRCPSAAFSGNLILLGEPRAIPCWQRLPLEERPLFVSVAPMNDGAVSIICPATLDDIPGWDGREKRPEGYQDWKKGLADRLSRHVATHAGDLLGRFDLLDVATPLTFRDWLGSPEGGLYGVKHRLVDLPLLPRTRMQGLYLSGQAIVAPGVLGALCAGFLTDSYVS, encoded by the coding sequence ATGGCAATGGGACCTTCGAAGTACGATACCGTGGTCATTGGCGGAGGGATGTCGGGCTTGACCTGTGCCGCGCTTCAGGCCCGCAGAGGCAAGCGCGTCGCCGTGGTCGAGAGTGGCCCTCACCCGTCGCCCACGTTGCGCGGTTTCACGCGGAAGGGAATCTACCTCGATTCCGGATTCCATTACGGCGGCTCGGCCGGCGAGGGCGGATTGTTGCCCCACCTCCTGGGGCAACTGGGCGCTTCGGGGGCATTGGAGGGCCGCCTGCACACCCTCAGAGCCTTCGATCGGGTCCGCTTCCTGAAGCCGGACTTCGAGTTTGCCTTCCCACAGGGCTGGGAGGCCCTCGAACAGGCCCTGTGCGAGGCGTTTCCCTCTGACGCCGACGCCGTGGGGCAATTCCTCCGCCAGGTCAAAACCCTGTGGCACCAGGGAAAAGCCACGTTCCTGGCCGACTATGGCAAGAGTCTTGGGACCCTCTTTTTCGGCAACGGATGCAGCGCCCAGGAGGCCATCGATCGCTGCACGGCAAATCCCGTGTTGGCGGCTCTGCTCAGTTGCCACGGCATTCTGTACGGGACGGGCGCACACGAGACGTCTCTGATCTTTCACAGCCTGGTTGTCGGTTCCTTTTACGAGTCGGCCTGCATGGTTCGAGGTGGCGGCCGGGTCGTCGTCGAGGCCCTGGAGGCTGTGTTGCAGGAGGCCGGAGTGGACCTCGTGTGTGGCCACAAGGTCGTCGGTGTGCGGGGGAACGACCAGGGTGCATTTGCCGCCGCCGAACTGGACAGCGGAGATTGCTTGACCGCCCGTTGCTGTATCAGTACGATACATCCAAAATGTCTGCTTGAATTGGTGCCGTCGCACGCATTCTCACCAGCGTACCGGCGGCGTATCCTCGGATTGGAGGAGACGCCATCGGCCGTCGTTTTGTTTGGACGCTGTCCATCAGCGGCGTTCTCAGGCAATCTGATTCTGCTGGGTGAACCGCGTGCGATTCCTTGTTGGCAGAGATTGCCTTTGGAAGAACGCCCGTTGTTTGTCAGCGTGGCGCCGATGAACGACGGTGCCGTCTCGATCATTTGTCCGGCGACTCTGGACGACATACCGGGATGGGACGGCCGGGAGAAACGGCCGGAAGGATATCAGGACTGGAAAAAGGGCCTCGCCGACAGGCTGAGCCGGCACGTGGCGACCCACGCGGGCGACCTTCTGGGGCGCTTTGACCTGCTGGATGTGGCGACCCCGCTGACGTTTCGAGACTGGCTGGGCAGTCCTGAGGGCGGGCTCTACGGAGTCAAACACCGTCTGGTGGATCTGCCCTTGCTGCCGCGAACGCGCATGCAGGGGCTCTATCTGTCGGGGCAGGCGATTGTTGCCCCCGGCGTGCTGGGGGCATTGTGCGCCGGGTTCCTGACAGACAGCTACGTGAGTTGA
- a CDS encoding beta-ketoacyl-[acyl-carrier-protein] synthase family protein, whose translation MPQHRVVITGLGAVSPLGTGVRQMWEGLLEGRTGVRHSPALSAVSGLRTTVAASAPEVDATGIDRKKRRYMSPMSVYATIAAREALQMASLTAEQVQGPRTGVCFGSTTGSSQETESFFQTMLRTGSVASLKSTHFFKIMNSSCAANLAQALGICGRLLAPSAACATGTIAIGLAAEAIAAGKQEIMIAGGADELHPLTVAVFDTFEASSRAYNDRPDLTPRPFDKDRDGIVCGEGAGAVVLEALEHAQARQAEILGEIRGFAINSAPNDIANPDVDSMVQCMTAAMDESGLPKASVDYINAHATGTVQGDEAEAQAIESVFGRETPVSSLKGHMGHTMAACGALESIATLLMMRQGVLVPTRNLQEPDATCRRLNLPKAVERRPMSVAMVNSFALGGVNSAMVISGRFDSDR comes from the coding sequence ATGCCGCAACACCGCGTCGTAATCACAGGCCTGGGGGCGGTCTCTCCCTTGGGCACTGGGGTTCGGCAGATGTGGGAGGGCTTGCTGGAAGGACGCACAGGCGTGCGCCACAGTCCCGCTCTGTCCGCGGTCAGCGGCCTGCGCACGACAGTGGCGGCTTCGGCGCCCGAGGTGGACGCGACCGGGATCGATCGCAAGAAACGGCGATACATGTCGCCGATGTCCGTTTACGCGACGATCGCCGCCCGCGAGGCCTTGCAGATGGCGTCGTTGACCGCCGAACAGGTGCAGGGACCGCGCACCGGCGTCTGTTTCGGCTCGACCACCGGCAGCTCACAGGAAACAGAGAGTTTCTTCCAGACGATGCTCCGGACCGGCAGCGTTGCGAGTCTGAAGTCCACGCATTTTTTCAAGATCATGAATTCTTCGTGTGCGGCAAATCTGGCCCAGGCGCTGGGAATCTGTGGGCGCCTGCTGGCGCCGTCGGCGGCCTGTGCGACGGGTACGATCGCCATTGGCCTGGCCGCCGAAGCCATCGCCGCGGGCAAACAGGAGATTATGATCGCCGGCGGAGCAGACGAATTGCACCCGTTGACGGTGGCGGTTTTCGACACGTTCGAGGCCTCTTCCCGCGCCTACAACGATCGGCCCGATCTGACGCCTCGTCCGTTCGACAAGGATCGCGATGGGATCGTCTGCGGCGAAGGCGCCGGGGCCGTCGTGCTGGAGGCATTGGAGCACGCCCAGGCGCGGCAGGCTGAAATTCTCGGAGAGATTCGGGGCTTCGCGATCAACAGCGCTCCGAACGACATCGCCAATCCGGACGTCGATTCAATGGTCCAGTGCATGACCGCCGCGATGGACGAATCGGGGTTGCCGAAGGCGTCCGTCGATTATATCAACGCCCATGCCACGGGGACCGTACAGGGAGACGAGGCGGAGGCGCAGGCGATCGAGAGCGTATTCGGCCGTGAGACCCCCGTCAGCAGTCTCAAGGGGCACATGGGGCACACCATGGCGGCTTGCGGCGCGTTGGAATCGATTGCCACGTTGCTGATGATGCGGCAAGGCGTGTTGGTGCCGACGCGGAACTTGCAGGAGCCCGATGCGACGTGCCGCCGTTTGAATTTGCCGAAGGCCGTCGAGCGCCGACCGATGAGCGTTGCGATGGTCAATAGCTTTGCGCTCGGCGGCGTCAACTCCGCCATGGTGATCAGTGGGAGATTCGACAGTGACCGATGA
- a CDS encoding phosphopantetheine-binding protein, translated as MTDEKVIEVVNQSLAEEFEVDPETLKPEAHLIEDLGFDSLDFVDMVVVLQEAFGVMLREEPRVREVRTLGDLHRLVIDKKRELES; from the coding sequence GTGACCGATGAGAAAGTGATTGAGGTTGTCAACCAGAGCCTGGCCGAGGAGTTCGAGGTCGATCCGGAGACGTTAAAGCCCGAAGCGCACCTCATAGAAGACCTGGGGTTTGACAGTCTCGATTTCGTGGATATGGTGGTCGTCTTGCAGGAAGCGTTCGGCGTGATGCTGAGAGAAGAGCCGCGCGTCCGCGAGGTGAGGACGCTGGGCGATCTGCACCGCCTGGTGATCGACAAGAAACGAGAGCTCGAGTCGTAA
- a CDS encoding 1-acyl-sn-glycerol-3-phosphate acyltransferase → MRANSPEAVGPPYLEQKPASALTIVLMNIWVPLLMVLETAIGIVLIPLGLLVWRLVTRWPLARIMRHFVWIYGRVWMWIVSPFVRFELVGADREWAKRPIMYVANHLSFVDIFCLSAMPVFDVIICLRAWPFKMVWFAPFMRLAEYLDVESLPWDEIVAKSKSVFRADRSMLVFPQGHRSRDGRLGRFYSGAFRLALQSGVPIVPICIAGTDRVSPPGRRWLEPSRVRIECLEPIDPKQFEGDLGHIELRRTVKQRMEACLARLCA, encoded by the coding sequence ATGAGAGCAAACAGTCCTGAGGCAGTAGGGCCGCCGTATCTTGAGCAAAAGCCGGCCTCTGCGCTGACGATCGTTCTCATGAACATCTGGGTTCCACTGCTCATGGTCCTCGAGACCGCGATCGGCATCGTCCTTATTCCACTGGGGTTGCTCGTGTGGCGACTGGTTACGCGGTGGCCCCTGGCCAGGATCATGCGCCATTTCGTCTGGATCTACGGGCGCGTCTGGATGTGGATCGTCTCGCCGTTCGTTCGCTTCGAACTGGTCGGGGCCGATCGCGAATGGGCCAAGCGACCCATCATGTACGTCGCCAATCACCTGTCGTTCGTCGATATCTTCTGTCTGTCGGCCATGCCCGTCTTCGACGTCATCATTTGCCTGCGGGCCTGGCCGTTCAAAATGGTGTGGTTTGCGCCGTTCATGCGTCTGGCCGAGTACCTGGACGTGGAGTCCCTGCCCTGGGACGAGATTGTAGCCAAGAGCAAGAGCGTCTTCCGCGCGGACCGGTCGATGCTGGTCTTTCCCCAGGGCCATCGCAGCCGGGACGGTCGGCTCGGGCGCTTCTACTCCGGCGCTTTCAGGCTGGCGCTTCAGTCCGGCGTTCCCATCGTCCCGATCTGCATCGCGGGCACCGACCGGGTCTCTCCGCCGGGGCGCCGATGGCTGGAGCCGTCCCGCGTGCGCATCGAATGTCTCGAACCGATCGATCCGAAGCAGTTCGAAGGCGATCTGGGGCACATTGAGTTGCGTCGAACCGTCAAACAGAGAATGGAGGCCTGCCTTGCACGGTTGTGCGCCTGA